The bacterium genomic sequence CGGAGCTTGCTTTGTCCGAACCGGATGATCAAGCTCAGGAATGTGGGCGGCCGTTCGGGCCCCCATTGGCACCCGCGATGTCCAGTCTGCTTCTCGGCTTTGGTTCGTCCTGAGCTCCCTCCGAGACCAAGCTGCTGTGGCTCCCGGAACAACGAGACAGGAATACATGACCCCGATGACAACCACGGGACCAAAAACCTTCGCCGACCTGGGACTGAGTGAGCCCGTCCTGCGTGCACTCGCGGACTGCGGCTACCAGGAACCCACCCCCATCCAGTTGGCCGCCATCCCGCTCGTAAGCGCCAGGCGCGACGTGCTGGCCACGGCCCAGACGGGCACCGGCAAGACGGCGGCATTCATGCTGCCGGTGATCGAAGACATCGCCAAGCGCCCCAAGTACGCCGGCGACACGCCGCTGGCGCTGGTGCTGGCCCCCACGCGCGAACTGGCCCTGCAGATCGAGGAGAATGTCCGCGCCTACGGCCGCTATGTGGGCACGCGCACCGCGGTGCTGCTGGGCGGCGTCAACTCCGGCCCGCAGATCGACAAGCTGCGCCGCGGCGTCGACATCGTCATCGCCACGCCGGGCCGCCTCATCGACCTCGTCAAGCAGGGCGCCGTATCGCTCGCCGATGTCGAGTTCCTCATCCTCGACGAGGCCGACCGCATGCTCGACCTCGGCTTCGTGCACGACGTGCGCTGGATCGCCGACCGCGTGCCCCGCCCGCGCCAGACGCTGTGTTTCTCGGCGACGGTCTCGGCCGGCGTCCGCAGCCTGGCCTCGACGATGCAGGTCGACGCGCAGACCGTCTCGGTGGCGCCGCCCGCTGCGGTGGCCGACCATCTCGAGCAGCAGGTGATGTTCGTGCAGAAGGCCCACAAGCTGGACCTGCTGATGGACCTGCTGAAGGAGAACGTCGGCGGCCGCATGCTCGTCTTCACCGCGACGAAGGTGGCGGCCATTACCGTGGCCCGCCAACTGGAGCTGCGCGGCCTGAAGGTGGGCGCCATCCACGCCAACAAGTCGCAGAGCCAGCGCCAGAACGCGCTCGAGGCGTTCGGCAAGGGCAAGGTCGACGTGCTCGTGGCCACCGACATCGTGGCCCGCGGCATCGACGTCGAGGACATCACGCACGTGATCAACACGAAGCTGCCGGATGGCGGAGAACTTCGTCCACCGCATCGGCCGCGCCGCGCGCGCCGGCCCGCGGCGGCATGCCATCGCCCTGTGCGGCATCAGGGACGATGCCCCAGCTGCGCGGCATCGAAGGCGCCTGCTCGAGGCCGCTGCTGGTCCGCGACGACCACCGCTGGCCCGCCGAGGACGTCGCCCGGCCTGCCTGGCCGCCTCCGAGCGCGCCACTG encodes the following:
- a CDS encoding DEAD/DEAH box helicase; this translates as MTPMTTTGPKTFADLGLSEPVLRALADCGYQEPTPIQLAAIPLVSARRDVLATAQTGTGKTAAFMLPVIEDIAKRPKYAGDTPLALVLAPTRELALQIEENVRAYGRYVGTRTAVLLGGVNSGPQIDKLRRGVDIVIATPGRLIDLVKQGAVSLADVEFLILDEADRMLDLGFVHDVRWIADRVPRPRQTLCFSATVSAGVRSLASTMQVDAQTVSVAPPAAVADHLEQQVMFVQKAHKLDLLMDLLKENVGGRMLVFTATKVAAITVARQLELRGLKVGAIHANKSQSQRQNALEAFGKGKVDVLVATDIVARGIDVEDITHVINTKLPDGGELRPPHRPRRARRPAAACHRPVRHQGRCPSCAASKAPARGRCWSATTTAGPPRTSPGLPGRLRARHCQRAKAGRVEVGADQRPLCRLWRPRRRRSTCAGASAAYAGRQPYAGGYRVFPRMLTGYGSIHRGDRVLAAGRRGGRRTADRYPRAAGSGDRHAPGPDTGRRLVPLRPRGRVRRPALRSGDGCPCTG